The following proteins are co-located in the Purpureocillium takamizusanense chromosome 10, complete sequence genome:
- a CDS encoding uncharacterized protein (EggNog:ENOG503PWGF~antiSMASH:Cluster_10.3), whose protein sequence is MGLFDSLQPLEPNGDQVFKEARAWSCETQSILALPRELRWVLANIYNFSNEVLRLPSEESTAWQMRSWLVHWYTVADELFNIFGILAQSPEVDWFSRPCGESEPIAYHVRKPPVNHQSHGTDSSGARTIVRHQNFLRSVGGDHQGRIWPSNAALIHGWLSTQSHLPQVDGTAFFDPAPGGYTSSRRSPIPPATPRWSRDSSMAASSNLNPAAAEFMPVPPPTVCSTITSDAHSDVSDEGYASQSECDNEVLIRHRPLSV, encoded by the coding sequence ATGGGCTTGTTCGATTCGCTACAGCCACTCGAGCCAAACGGCGATCAAGTCTTCAAGGAGGCCAGGGCATGGTCGTGCGAGACGCAATCCATATTGGCCCTACCAAGGGAGCTGAGATGGGTACTCGCAAATATATACAATTTCTCCAACGAGGTGCTGCGGCTACCATCGGAAGAGAGCACGGCCTGGCAGATGCGATCTTGGCTCGTGCACTGGTACACCGTTGCCGATGAGCTTTTCAACATCTTCGGCATCCTTGCACAGAGTCCCGAGGTGGACTGGTTCAGCCGCCCGTGCGGTGAGTCTGAGCCTATTGCCTATCATGTTCGCAAGCCACCCGTCAATCACCAGTCGCATGGCACAGATTCGTCGGGTGCCAGGACTATTGTCCGTCACCAGAACTTCCTGAGGAGTGTCGGAGGCGATCATCAGGGTCGAATCTGGCCCTCCAACGCCGCTCTCATACACGGATGGTTGTCGACGCAATCGCATTTACCGCAGGTGGATGGCACAGCATTCTTCGACCCCGCCCCGGGAGGCTACACTTCGTCGCGGCGGTCACCCATACCCCCAGCGACTCCCAGGTGGTCCCGGGACAGTTCCATGGCAGCATCATCAAACCTCAACCCAGCTGCCGCAGAGTTCATGCCGGTCCCACCGCCGACAGTCTGCTCGACAATAACGTCTGACGCGCACAGTGATGTCTCTGATGAGGGCTATGCGTCGCAGAGCGAGTGCGACAACGAGGTCTTGATTCGACACAGACCTTTGTCGGTTTGA
- a CDS encoding uncharacterized protein (COG:S~antiSMASH:Cluster_10.3~EggNog:ENOG503P7CE), which yields MNRLLPRSPLQLRYQRPLPASSVTNRLSLLRDKRCSSQQVKMADRVHRITMFKAPKPEDQQKLLAEYKIVNAKAERNGAPYILSLTAGVAETDPRSNGFTVVAKTEFASLDDMKFYDNECKAHQALKAAAKDLTIEGIQTVYFTPEVVAEKQ from the exons ATGAATCGCCTCCTCCCTCGTTCCCCATTACAATTGCGATATCAGCGCCCGCTTCCTGCTTCGAGTGTTACCAACAGACTCTCACTCCTCCGTGACAAGAGGTGCAGCTCCCAACAAGTCAAAATGGCGGATCGTGTCCACAGAATCACCATGTTCAAGGCCcccaagcccgaggaccAACagaagctgctggccgagtaCAAGATTGTCAATGCCAAGGCGGAGCGG AATGGCGCCCCGTACATTCTCTCGCTGACAGCCGGCGTCGCAGAGACGGACCCGCGGTCCAACGGCTTCACCGTCGTGGCAAAGACGGAATtcgccagcctcgacgacatgaaGTTCTATGACAACGAGTGCAAGGCGCACCAGGCactcaaggccgccgccaaagaccTCACGATTGAGGGCATTCAGACGGTGTACTTTACGCCCGAGGTCGTGGCCGAGAAGCAATAG
- a CDS encoding uncharacterized protein (COG:S~antiSMASH:Cluster_10.3~EggNog:ENOG503P1ZP) gives MAKLTPLSSLRVSRHLIPAWDMIPNTSIQNRPLLIYHGVFPAATPPSAVEAHLARVGVVEAQWRSTMYDTTHFHSNTHEVLCVTRGRARLCFGGEDNPGRVEPVVEGGDVVIVPAGVGHRLLDDMGSSQGGGGGGGGGGFQMVGSYPVGAPAWDMCYGREGEKTRLEGIGKLGWLERDPIYGDEGPVLSAET, from the coding sequence ATGGCGAAACTAACGCCACTGTCTTCTCTCCGCGTATCCCGCCACTTGATCCCAGCGTGGGACATGATTCCAAACACAAGCATACAGAACCGGCCCCTTCTGATCTACCACGGCGTCTTCCCGGCCGCAACACCGCCCAGCGCGGTTGAGGCACACCTCGCCcgcgtgggcgtcgtggaAGCCCAGTGGCGCTCCACCATGTACGACACGACGCACTTCCACAGCAACACGCACGAGGTGCTGTGCGTGACGCGTGGCCGCGCGCGGCTCtgcttcggcggcgaggacaacCCGGGCCGAGTagagcccgtcgtcgagggcggcgacgtcgtcatcgtgccGGCTGGCGTCGGGCAccgcctgctcgacgacatggggtcgtcgcagggcggcggcggcggcggcggcggcggcggcttccagATGGTGGGCAGCTACCccgtcggcgcgccggcATGGGACATGTGCTACGGACGGGAGggcgagaagacgaggcTCGAGGGTATCGGgaagctgggctggctggaaAGAGACCCCATCTACGGTGACGAGGGACCCGTTTTGAGTGCGGAgacgtag
- a CDS encoding uncharacterized protein (TransMembrane:14 (i46-70o82-100i112-129o135-158i170-188o200-219i239-259o271-292i313-335o347-368i380-399o411-435i447-467o521-537i)~COG:U~EggNog:ENOG503P07Z~antiSMASH:Cluster_10.3~SMCOG1005:Drug resistance transporter~SMCOG1005: EmrB/QacA), with translation MAEEHLSTSSLDQVATSEAPGSENGKAAEDKTTPAKERFRGVRRTILFIALLVSLLFSSLDTSIVSTALITISHELDDFVNAPWIVLAYLLTYMGFAVCISKLSDIYGRRNTLMLSWIIFMSFSLGCALSKNMTTLIICRAFQGIGASGMYSLTQIALMEVGPVDKPAMIGAAIGATLAVAFVLGPLLGGVITQFSNWKWIFNINLPCGLVTLVVIANFWPPEHAESLFSWAGFSRIDFLGSASLFCSSSLLIFAVQQAGSETYAWDSDAVIVSLTLSGVCCVCFVAWETFLGTKKIGHIEPIFPMRLIGLRVYVAGLFLTLLTGFPYIALSIVIPERFQIAGGDNVLMAGVHVLPLLVGCAFGSFVGGAVSSKRNNTGFTLLGSSCLQLLGVGLMTTITTSDSRQAAQYGYQAIFGLGVGMSFSAATIMTSVLAADPSVRASAQGAIAQARVFGGCVGLSICTVMFNAHVNHDLSGGGVLTWAQVKDLLRSPLSSLRLPEDLRRRVTGVYVAAFEQEVDVMMAVCAAMVIVSLFTLERHPTPLENRVAAVRLSPSTKDQNSSSPRSSDSRTEMYNWLNRRAQTC, from the exons ATGGCGGAAGAGCATCTTTCCACTTCGTCGCTGGACCAGGTGGCCACCTCGGAGGCCCCCGGCAGTGAGAAtggcaaggcggccgaggacaagacgacgccggccaAGGAGAGATTCCGCGGCGTCCGTCGAACGATTCTCTTCATAGC ACTCTTGGTCAGCTTGCTATTCTCCAGCCTCGACACTTCCATTGTGTCCACGGCGCTCATCACCATATCCCATGAGCTAGACGACTTTGTCAACGCGCCATGGATCGTCCTGGCCTACCTCTTGACCTACATGG GCTTTGCCGTGTGCATCTCCAAGCTCAGCGACATATACGGCCGGCGCAACACGCTGATGCTGTCGTGGATCATCTTCATGAGCTTTTCGCTGGGCTGCGCGCTGTCCAAGAACATGACCACGCT CATCATCTGTCGCGCGTTCCAGGGCATCGGCGCGTCCGGCATGTACAGCCTCACGCAGATCGCGCTCATGGAAGTCGGTCCCGTCGATAAACCGGCCATGATCGGGGCTGCGATCGGAGCCaccctggccgtcgcctttGTCCTCGGCcctctcctcggcggcgtcatcacGCAGTTTTCAAACTGGAAGTGGATCTTCAACATCAA CCTCCCCTGCGGCCTCGTCACGcttgtcgtcatcgccaactTCTGGCCGCCGGAGCATGCCGAGAGCTTATTCTCGTGGGCGGGCTTCTCCCGCATCGACTTCCTCGGCAGCGCCTCGCTCTTCTGTAGCTCCAGCCTGCTCATCTTCGCCGTCCAGCAGGCCGGCTCCGAGACGTACGCCTGGgacagcgacgccgtcatcgtctcgCTCACGCTGTCGGGCGTGTGTTGCGTGTGCTTCGTCGCGTGGGAGACGTTTCTCGGGACCAAGAAGATTGGGCACATCGAGCCCATCTTCCCCATGCGCCTCATCGGCCTGCGGGTCTATGTTGCCGGACTCTT CCTCACACTCCTCACCGGCTTCCCGTACATTGCCCTGTCCATTGTCATCCCCGAGCGCTTCCAgatcgccggcggcgacaacgtgCTCATGGCGGGCGTCCACGTCCTCCCGCTCCTCGTGGGCTGCGCCTTCGGGTccttcgtcggcggcgccgtctccaGCAAGCGCAATAACACGGGCTTCACGCTCCTCGGCTCGTCGTGCCTCCAGCTGCTCGGCGTGGGCCTCAtgaccaccatcaccacgTCCGACTCCCGCCAGGCCGCGCAGTACGGCTACCAGGCCAtcttcggcctcggcgtggGCATGTCCTtctcggccgccaccatcatgaCCAGCGTCCTGGCCGCGGACCCGAGCGTCCGCGCCTCGGCCCAGGGCGCCATCGCGCAGGCCCGCGTCTTTGGCGGCTGCGTCGGCCTCTCCATCTGCACCGTCATGTTCAACGCCCACGTCAACCACGACctgtcgggcggcggcgtgctgaCGTGGGCCCAGGTCAAGGACCTGCTTCGCTCGCCCCTCTCCAGCTTGAGGCTGCCCGAGGACTTGCGGAGGCGAGTCACGGGCGTCTACGTGGCGGCCTTTGAGCAGGAGGTCGACGTCATGATGGCCGTgtgcgccgccatggtcaTCGTGTCGCTCTTTACCCTCGAGCGGCACCCGACGCCGTTGGAGaaccgcgtcgccgctgttCGTCTGTCACCCTCTACCAAGGACCAGAactcttcgtcgccgcgatCGAGCGACTCGCGTACAGAAATGTACAACTGGTTGAACCGTCGCGCACAGACGTGCTAA
- a CDS encoding Type I Iterative PKS (EggNog:ENOG503PAT1~antiSMASH:Cluster_10.3~COG:I~SMCOG1093:Beta-ketoacyl synthase) — MEDIAVIGLGLRFPGDASSPERLWDVLAEGKSQWSEIPQDRLNIDGYYHPSGDREGSISFRGAHFLKGDVAAFDAPFFSVAAEEAKAVDPQQRILLEVSYEAIENAGLRKEDVDGSDTAVYVGSFVKDYEQICVRDPDWSPQYAATGNGIAIMANRISHFFNFHGPSMTLDTGCSGSLVSVHLAAQSLRSGESSLALAAGAALILTPATMMPMTALNFLSPDGKCFTFDSRANGYGRGEGVGVVVMKRLSDALRDNDTIRAVIRGTSVNQDGRTPGITLPSKEAQVANIRRVYANAGLDFGQTAYVECHGTGTQAGDWRELGAISETLGAGRPADKPVLVGSVKPNVGHLEGAAGVAGLIKGVMVLEHGRIPPNINFEKGNPDIDFEAWKVKVPQAVLDWPVAGVRRVSVNSFGFGGTNAHVIMDEAPVYMSERGLEGNHSSIVAATTPMPGQQGVSAESGLSGGELLHLFCYSSHDKGGVSRIIDSHLEFLHDAEEDRGTQEYLRDYAYTLNCRRSGLEWKAFILARSLADLGSKSQSLDPATIVRSSREKTPRVGFLFCGQGSQWAQMGKGLMPLEPFRASIEQASRYLHDKLLSPFNLLEELLRPEAESAIGEPHISQPATTALQVALVDLMATLGVTPTSVVGHSSGEIAAAYAKGALSREEAWEVAYYRGLTAASIPWRAPKLKGRMMVVGMSQDETAKYLRSVNKSAQIACINSPRSITISGQEEAIEFIDADLREKKVFCRVLSVKTAYHSSHMKLVEHDYKALLAHMSPRQGRSSVRMFSSVSGSEVDGSHLDAAYWAANMVFPVQYVAAVEAMMAAPEEERPGVLIELSPRAALRSPTADILSSDGPSSTQPSYYSVLDPRQDASTLFLGLIGGLWSRGCDIDMAKVTGLVSGGSRAKCLSELPPYPWNHKRSYWHESHQSLSVRFREHPRQDLIGALTVDSTPFEPRWRGFLRVSENPWIQDHQVQKTIVYPAAGMISMVLEGAKQIGRNVPQLLGYEITGMQIDRAMIVPNTAYGLEVMLVIKSPHRESADGFSLDKNDFSIYSMHQGREWERNATGSLYFRQRSHGREAAFRTQAARHEALEGSCKETLNPRQLYEFLDTVGMNYGPLFQNMTEIRRDSGLGACVSTVRVPDTRSKMPARFEYPHLLHPATLDAMFQTLFAVDSSPMVPTSIASIFVSADAGAAPTDVPFRGYAEARRSGIRDADATIVMSRHGGESMSRTEHVIIEGLHMTGLSSPSPAEGGFLPNHRNLCTEILWAEDAAFAKPTSFAECVRLFAHKCPALAVLQVGGGISAAAAVVECLRPQDDETPRLARFTALDPDTDVSSQILAQVRGTTLEPFVELHPDGSGLFADYDLIVVLDSAVVEDETLRTRLKPGGVLLRHGAGVDQAELSFEPSSGPALPLTSYRKAYKATDGQDVVVLVPQCPDQDVATLSDTVQGLVKQACPGIEVTSMSINDLEKESTSLGGKIVVSLLDFAGASASENYSVFAWTEPDFDAFRTLQRTAKGIVWLTRGAHMTPLNPRGAPIIALARTLMSEDPLKTIVTLDLDEASRLTDPAVGQAVLRVLRQTFHVKHGAEPRETEYAEKDGRLYIPRLAPVWGLNRLVEDEHLHGGFLQLPFVPEEDVVEQQHQGLRLTIAKPGLTDGSLYYTELEHPELGDDDVEISYEKASLTHLDLDTVMGRTVDDTLGVDVVGRVKRIGANITHVRVGELVAALAPGGTIQSTVCTKGSLVAGYTPGFSPALHVSAYYGIVHLGRAGPGRKVLVHAGASAYGLAAVQMAVSVGADVYATVLGAEASQQREALVAHGLPEERVLDADSDGFVHGVLAASGGKGFDVVYNPTQAHIEASSKCVRKCGTIVQFASRSAAARALPAAPGGSATIVSFDLGQLMREDADFVAELFDKTAPRIQRETFDASRRQSNIDHVLEVGQLPAALDKIQATPYLGHITLTAGGTVPVINTSPTKPLSACLDPERTYLLAGGLGGLGRSISDLLVANGARHLAYLSRGGASSATAREYLASLRARGVDARAYAVDICDADALTATLGETLAVEMPPVGGVFQCAAVLRDAVFDNMTWEDWDAAIKPKALGSWNLVQAIEATAVVAPHAQDGETQYQHGGDDGDGDNSSGRPFFVFLASSAGVIGNRGQANYAAGNAFKDALARNLRLRGRHAVALDLGPVLGAGMLAEDEAVLDILRASGFYGIRHGDFLKLVAHAITGETTTTGIPGAASSPIPPQVTLGVGTGGIIRQNQPADPYWSRTALYRYLNLVDVPAAPDGLSQAAAGSAASSSSSGDLKALLACCESVGAAADVVQRGLMGMLAKAMNMLPEEVDAGKPPNAYGVDSLVAVGVRNFVISSFGVQVSVFEILSDGTIAELSLMIVQKGGYGRA, encoded by the exons ATGGAAGACATTGCAGTGAtcgggctcgggctgcgGTTTCCAGGGGACGCCAGCTCCCCTGAGCGGCTCTGGGACGttctcgccgagggcaagtCACAGTGGTCCGAAATCCCTCAAGACCGCCTCAACATCGATGGCTATTATCACCCCAGCGGCGACCGGGAAGGAAGC ATCTCCTTTCGCGGCGCACACTTTCTCAAAGGGGACGTGGCCGCGTTCGACGCACCG TTCTTTTCTGTTGCGGCCGAAGAGGCTAAAGCGGTTGATCCGCAACAGCGCATCCTGCTCGAGGTTTCGTATGAAGCCATTGAAAACG CGGGACTTCGCAAggaggacgtcgacggcagcgacacTGCAGTCTACGTCGGCTCATTCGTCAAAG ATTATGAGCAGATTTGCGTAAGAGACCCGGACTGGTCACCACAGtatgcggcgacgggcaacggtatcgccatcatggcgaaCCGGATATCGCACTTCTTCAACTTTCATGGTCCAAGCATGACCCTCGAcacgggctgcagcggcagtcTCGTTTCGGTCCACCTCGCGGCGCAAAGCCTGCGAAGCGGAGAGTCGTCTTTG GCCCTGGCTGCTGGTGCGGCCTTGATCctgacgccggcgacgatgatgcccatgacggcgcTCAACTTCCTCAGCCCGGATGGCAAGTGCTTCACCTTTGACTCCCGAGCCAACGGCTACggacgcggcgagggcgtcggcgtcgtggtgaTGAAGAGGCTCTCGGACGCGCTCCGGGACAACGACaccatccgcgccgtcatcCGCGGCACGTCGGTCAACCAGGACGGCAGGACGCCGGGCATCACGCTGCCCAGCAAGGAGGCGCAGGTGGCCAACATCCGCCGCGTCTacgccaacgccggcctcgacttTGGCCAGACCGCGTACGTCGAGTGCCACGGGACGGGCACGCAGGCCGGCGACTGGCGCGAGCTGGGGGCCATCTCGGAGACGCTGGGCGCCGGTCGACCCGCGGACAAGCCGGTCCTTGTCGGCTCCGTCAAGCCGAACGTGGGGCACCTCGaaggcgcggccggcgtggcgggccTGATCAAGGGCGTCATGGTGCTTGAACATGGCCGGATCCCGCCCAACATCAACTTTGAGAAGGGCAACCCGGACATTGACTTTGAGGCATGGAAGGTCAAG GTTCCCCAAGCGGTGTTGGACTGGCCGGTAGCAGGCGTCCGCCGCGTGAGCGTAAACAGCTTCGGGTTCGGCGGCACCAACGCCCATGTCATCATGGATGAAGCGCCAGTCTACATGTCTGAGCGCGGTCTCGAGGGAAACCACAGCTCTATcgtggccgcgacgacgcccatgcCCGGACAACAAGGAGTAAGTGCCGAGAGCGGGCTCTCTGGCGGCGAACTCCTGCATCTATTCTGCTATTCATCACacgacaagggcggcgtcTCGAGGATCATCGACTCTCATCTCGAATTCCTCCACGACGCAGAGGAGGATCGCGGCACGCAAGAGTACCTCCGCGACTACGCCTATACGCTCAATTGTCGCCGGTCCGGCCTGGAGTGGAAGGCGTTCATCCTCGCCCGGTCCCTCGCGGACCTCGGCTCCAAGTCTCAGTCCTTGGACCCCGCGACCATAGTCCGCTCCTCGAGGGAAAAGACCCCTCGAGTCGGCTTCCTCTTCTGCGGCCAGGGGTCGCAGTGGGCGCAGATGGGCAAGGGCCTCATGCCGCTGGAGCCGTTCCGCGCGAGCATCGAGCAAGCCAGCCGCTACTTGCACGATAAGCTGCTCTCGCCGTTCAacctcctcgaggagctgctccgTCCGGAGGCGGAGTCGGCCATCGGAGAGCCGCACATCTCGcagccggccacgacggcgctgcAGGTTGCTCTCGTGGACctcatggcgacgctgggcgtgacgccgacgagcgtcGTTGGCCACTCTTCCGGCGAGATTGCCGCGGCGTACGCCAAGGGCGCTCTCTCGCGGGAAGAGGCATGGGAGGTGGCCTACTACCGTGGgctcacggcggcgagcatcccctggcgcgcgcccaagctcaagggcaggatgatggtggtgggcaTGTCGCAAGACGAGACGGCCAAATATCTGCGGTCGGTGAACAAGTCGGCTCAGATTGCCTGCATCAACAGCCCTCGATCGATTACGATATCGGGTCAGGAGGAGGCCATTGAGTTCATCGACGCGGACCTTCGAGAGAAGAAGGTCTTTTGCCGTGTCCTCTCGGTAAAGACGGCTTACCACTCGTCGCATATGAAGCTCGTGGAGCACGACTacaaggccctgctcgcccacATGAGCCCCCGCCAGGGCCGTTCGTCGGTTCGCATGTTCTCGTCCGTCTCGGGAagcgaggtcgacggcagCCACCTGGACGCGGCGTATTGGGCCGCCAACATGGTATTTCCCGTGCAATACGTCGCCGCAGTcgaggccatgatggccgcaCCTGAAGAGGAACGGCCGGGCGTTTTGATCGAGCTGAGTCCGCGGGCGGCTCTTCGGTCTCCAACGGCGGATATCCTGTCGAGTGATGGCCCATCGAGCACGCAGCCCTCGTACTACTCCGTACTCGATCCCCGCCAGGACGCCAGCACATTGTTCCTCGGGCTCATCGGTGGGCTCTGGTCCCGTGGATGTGACATCGACATGGCGAAAGTCACGGGTCTCGTGTCTGGTGGCTCTCGGGCCAAGTGTCTCTCTGAGCTGCCCCCTTACCCCTGGAACCACAAGAGATCGTACTGGCACGAATCCCATCAAAGTCTGTCCGTCAGGTTCCGGGAGCACCCCCGGCAGGACCTCATCGGCGCGCTGACAGTTGACTCTACACCCTTTGAGCCCCGGTGGCGCGGCTTCCTGCGCGTGTCGGAGAACCCCTGGATCCAAGACCACCAGGTGCAGAAGACGATTGTCTACCCGGCCGCGGGCATGATCTCCATGGTGCTGGAGGGCGCCAAGCAGATTGGGCGCAACGTTCCCCAACTGCTCGGCTATGAGATTACAGGCATGCAGATCGACAGGGCCATGATTGTGCCCAACACGGCGtacggcctcgaggtcatGCTCGTCATCAAGTCGCCGCACCGCGAGTCGGCAGACGGGTTCAGCCTTGACAAGAATGACTTCTCCATCTACTCGATGCATCAGGGCCGTGAGTGGGAGCGCAACGCCACGGGCTCTCTTTACTTTCGACAGCGCTCCCACGGCCGAGAGGCGGCCTTCCGCACGCAAGCGGCGCGtcacgaggccctcgagggctCTTGCAAGGAGACGCTCAACCCGCGGCAGCTCTACGAGTTTCTCGACACCGTCGGCATGAACTACGGGCCGCTGTTCCAGAACATGACGGAGATTCGCAGGGacagcggcctcggcgcctgcGTCAGCACCGTCCGCGTCCCCGACACGCGCTCCAAGATGCCCGCCAGGTTTGAGTATCcgcacctcctccacccggcgacgctcgacgccatgTTCCAGACGCTCTTCGCCGTCGACTCCTCGCCCATGGTGCCCACCTCCATCGCGAGCATATTCGTgtccgccgacgcgggcgccgcccccaCAGACGTGCCGTTTAGGGGCTacgccgaggcgaggcgcagcggcATACGCGACGCGGACGCCACCATCGTGATGAGTAGGCATGGGGGGGAGTCCATGTCGCGGACCGAGCACGTCATCATTGAGGGGCTGCACATGACGGGcctgtcctcgccgtcgcctgccgaAGGGGGCTTCTTGCCGAACCATCGCAACTTGTGCACTGAGATCCTCtgggccgaggacgcggcgtTTGCGAAGCCCACGTCGTTCGCCGAGTGCGTGCGGCTCTTCGCGCACAAGTGTCCGGCGCTCGCAGTGCTGCAGGTCGGCGGAGGTATctcagctgcggcggcagtcgTTGAATGTCTGCGTCCTCAAGATGACGAGACGCCGCGCCTCGCACGTTTCACGGCCCTGGACCCTGACACGGACGTCAGCTCCCAAATTCTTGCCCAAGTGAGGGGCACGACGCTGGAACCTTTCGTCGAGCTCCACCCAGATGGCTCTGGCTTGTTTGCCGACTATGACCTAATAGTCGTCCTCGATAGTGCCGTTGTTGAGGATGAGACTCTGCGGACACGACTCAAGCCTGGAGGCGTATTGCTGCGGCATGGTGCCGGTGTAGACCAGGCAGAATTGTCGTTTGAACCTTCGTCAGGACCAGCTCTGCCACTCACAAGCTACAGGAAGGCCTACAAGGCCACTGACGGCCAAGATGTCGTTGTTCTCGTGCCCCAATGCCCCGACCAAGACGTCGCCACCCTGTCCGACACCGTCCAGGGGCTCGTCAAGCAGGCCTGCCCAGGGATCGAAGTGACCTCGATGTCCATCAACGACTTAGAGAAGGAGTCAACATCTCTCGGCGGTAAGATCGTGGTCTCCCTCCTCGActtcgccggcgccagcgcctcggagAACTACTCCGTCTTCGCATGGACCGAACCCGACTTCGATGCCTTCCGCACACTCCAGCGCACGGCAAAGGGCATCGTCTGGCTCACCCGCGGAGCCCACATGACGCCCCTCAACCCCAGAGGCGCGCCCATCATCGCGCTCGCCCGCACGCTCATGTCCGAGGACCCGCTCAAGACCATTGTCACCCTGGATCTGGACGAGGCCTCGCGCCTCACCGATCCTGCCGTCGGGCAGGCCGTGTTGCGCGTCCTGCGCCAGACGTTCCACGTCAAGCACGGCGCTGAGCCGCGTGAGACGGAGTACGCCGAGAAGGACGGCAGGCTGTACATTCCCAGGCTCGCGCCTGTGTGGGGGCTGAACAGACTGGTTGAGGATGAGCACTTGCACGGCGGGTTCCTGCAGTTGCCGTTTGTGCCGGAAGAGGACGTTGTTGAGCAACAGCATCAGGGCTTGAGACTCACTATTGCGAAGCCGGGTCTCACAGACGGGTCGCTCTACTACACCGAGCTCGAGCATCCAGAGCTCGGGGACGATGACGTGGAGATCTCCTATGAGAAGGCATCGTTGACACACCTCGATCTGGACACGGTGATGGGAAGGACGGTCGACGATACCCTCGGGGTTGACGTCGTGGGCCGCGTCAAGCGCATAGGCGCCAACATCACGCACGTACgtgtcggcgagctcgttGCGGCTCTCGCCCCCGGCGGGACGATCCAGAGCACCGTCTGCACCAAGGGATCCCTCGTGGCAGGCTACACCCCCGGCTTCTCACCAGCTCTCCACGTCAGCGCCTATTACGGCATCGTACACCTGGGcagggccgggccgggccgcaaggtcctcgtccacgcgggcgcgagcgcgtacggactcgccgccgtgcaaatggccgtctccgtcggcgccgatgtGTACGCCACCGTGCTGGGAGCCGAGGCGTCGCAACAGCGAGAGGCTCTCGTCGCTCATGGTTTGCCCGAGGAGCGTGTTCTCGATGCGGACTCGGACGGCTTCGTCCATGGtgtgctggcggcgagcggcggcaagggaTTCGACGTCGTGTATAACCCGACGCAGGCTCACATCGAAGCGAGCTCCAAGTGTGTCCGCAAGT GCGGGACGATTGTCCAGTTTGCCAGCAGGTCAGCCGCGGCACGAGCActgccagcagcaccaggtGGCTCGGCGACTATCGTGAGCTTTGATCTCGGCCAGCTGATGCGCGAGGATGCGGACTTCGTCGCAGAGCTGTTTGATAaaacggcgccgcgcatcCAGAGAGAAACCTTTGACGCATCACGACGACAATCCAACATTGACCACGTCTTGGAAGTCGGCCAGCTACCGGCTGCTCTCGACAAGATCCAAGCGACGCCGTATCTTGGGCACATCACACTTACGGCCGGCGGTACAGTCCCGGTCATCAACACCAGCCCGACGAAGCCCCTCTCAGCATGTCTCGACCCGGAGCGCACATatctcctcgccggcgggctcggcggcctaGGTCGCAGCATCTCGGATCTTCTCGTCGCCAATGGCGCCCGGCACCTCGCCTACCTCTCCCGCGGtggcgcctcgtccgcgacggcgcgcgagTACCTCGCCAGCCTGCGGGCACGGGGGGTCGACGCACGCGCgtacgccgtcgacatctGCGACGCGGACGCCCTCACGGCCACGCTCGGCGAgaccctcgccgtcgagatgccccccgtcggcggcgtcttccaGTGCGCCGCggtgctgcgcgacgccgtcttCGACAACATGACGTGGGAGGACTGGGACGCGGCCATCAAGCCCAAGGCGCTCGGCTCGTGGAACCTCGTCCAGGCGATTGAGGCCAccgcggtggtggccccCCACGCCCAAGACGGCGAGACGCAATATcaacacggcggcgacgacggcgacggcgacaactCGAGCGGCCGccccttcttcgtcttcctggccagctcggccggcgtcatcggcaaCCGCGGACAGGCCAACtacgccgccggcaacgcCTTCAAGGACGCCCTGGCGCGCAACCTGCGgctccgcggccgccacgccgtcgcgctcgacCTGGGCCCCGTGCTGGGCGCGGGtatgctcgccgaggacgaggccgtgcTGGACATTTTGCGCGCGAGCGGCTTCTACGGCATCCGCCACGGCGACTTcctcaagctcgtcgcccacgccaTCACcggggagacgacgacgacaggcatccccggcgccgcctcctcgcccatcCCGCCGCAGGTcaccctcggcgtcggcaccggcggcatcATCCGCCAGAACCAGCCCGCGGACCCGTACTGGTCGCGCACCGCGCTGTACCGCTACCTCaatctcgtcgacgtgcccgccgcgcctgaCGGCCTGTCgcaggccgcggccgggtctgccgcctcctcctcctcgtccggcGACCTCAAGGCACTGCTCGCGTGCTGCGAGagcgtgggcgcggcggccgacgtcgtGCAGCGCGGGCTCATGGGCATgctcgccaaggccatgAACATGCTGCCCGAGGAGGTCGATGCCGGGAAGCCCCCCAACGCCTACGGGGTGGACTcgctcgtggccgtcggggTGCGAAACTTCGTCATTAGCAGCTTCGGCGTGCAGGTGTCTGTGTTTGAGATTCTTAGCGACGGGACCATTGCGGAGCTGTCATTGATGATTGTCCAAAAGGGGGGATACGGGAGAGCCTAG